From the genome of Miscanthus floridulus cultivar M001 chromosome 10, ASM1932011v1, whole genome shotgun sequence, one region includes:
- the LOC136488612 gene encoding FBD-associated F-box protein At3g52670-like, which translates to MAPVTSRRKKIALVTAPPPPLVTHPATADRLSKLPEEILAQILSFLPAQEAIRTCVLARPWRDVWKFTRRLRITGDSMREVRGFVDRLLRVRLDGLKLASLEASEISFDPSEEFVDVDDEPYTEPYLDDEDSLNRWIRRVLECQIQMLRVNICAQGYLDAYLQMGSRPLVSQHLTRLELTGIWFVCRCLCLDLCPALEHLEINECCLAAVRKITSLSLKRLVITSCDSNEDQKRVRICVPRLVSLWLDHNSVRTPLLERMPELVGAKIVMTKKVHLIVPDKIQQSVWFLKV; encoded by the exons ATGGCGCCTGTGACGAGTCGCCGGAAGAAGATAGCACTTGTCACGGCACCACCGCCACCTCTAGTGACCCACCCCGCCACCGCCGACCGCCTCAGCAAGCTTCCGGAGGAGATCCTTGCGCAGATCCTGTCGTTCCTGCCGGCGCAGGAGGCGATCAGAACATGCGTCCTAGCGCGTCCCTGGCGCGACGTCTGGAAGTTCACCAGACGCCTCCGCATCACGGGCGACTCCATGCGTGAGGTCCGGGGATTCGTGGATCGCCTGCTTCGCGTCCGCCTCGACGGGCTCAAGCTCGCGTCCCTCGAAGCGAGTGAGATCAGTTTCGACCCGTCCGAGGAGTTCGTCGACGTCGATGACGAGCCCTATACCGAGCCCTACCTCGACGACGAGGACAGCCTCAACAGATGGATCCGCCGCGTGCTGGAATGTCAAATCCAGATGCTCCGGGTAAACATATGTGCTCAAGGGTACCTTGATGCCTACTTGCAGATGGGGAGCAGGCCCCTCGTCTCGCAGCACTTGACCAGGCTAGAGCTCACAGGCATATGGTTCGTCTGCCGTTGCCTCTGCCTGGATCTCTGTCCTGCGTTGGAACATCTGGAGATCAACGAGTGCTGCTTGGCCGCTGTGAGGAAGATCACGTCTCTTTCGCTTAAACGCCTAGTCATCACATCCTGCGATTCGAATGAAGATCAGAAGCGCGTTCGGATTTGTGTTCCACGTCTCGTTTCTTTGTGGCTGGATCACAATAGTGTCAGGACTCCCTTGTTGGAGAGAATGCCAGAGTTGGTGGGGGCAAAG ATAGTGATGACGAAGAAGGTTCATCTGATTGTGCCAGACAAAATACAACAAAGTGTGTGGTTCTTGAAGGTTTAG